The segment TCGGCGGCGGTGGCTTGGGTCATGTTGTCTCCAGTCTTGTGCTCAGGTCGAAGGCGGGGTCAGTGCCGGTAGGACGGGTCGATGTGGTCCAGCTCGCGCCGCACCGCCGCCCATTCGCGGTCGCCGCGGATGGCTACGCGGCCGAAGGCCTTGCGGCTGGCTTCCAGCGATGCCGGTGACGGCATCACCAGTTCGCCGCCAGCCATGGCATCGACCTGGATCTTGCAGGCCGATTCCAGCCAGTAGATGTTGAAGAAGGCTTCGGCGATGGTGCGCCCGCATACCAGCAGGCCGTGGTTGCGCAGGATCATCGCGTTGTGCTGGCCCAGGTCCTGCACCAGCTGGCCCTGCTGGGCCAGGTCGACTACCGGGCCGGAGAAGTCGTGGTACGCAATGCGCCCGTAGAACATATGCGCCTGCTGCGACACCGGCAGCAGGCCGCAGGCCATGGCCGATACCGCCGACGATGCGCGCGTATGCGTGTGCAGCACGCACAGCGCATCATGGCG is part of the Cupriavidus necator genome and harbors:
- a CDS encoding class II aldolase/adducin family protein; protein product: MSETDPIRPAAISDAEWATRIELAALYRAIHRYGMTDLIYNHITARVPGEPEHILLNPYGLLYQEVNASSLYKIHLNGDIVHRPERDAGELGLNPAAYVIHTAVHAARHDALCVLHTHTRASSAVSAMACGLLPVSQQAHMFYGRIAYHDFSGPVVDLAQQGQLVQDLGQHNAMILRNHGLLVCGRTIAEAFFNIYWLESACKIQVDAMAGGELVMPSPASLEASRKAFGRVAIRGDREWAAVRRELDHIDPSYRH